In Nitrobacteraceae bacterium AZCC 1564, the following proteins share a genomic window:
- a CDS encoding GNAT superfamily N-acetyltransferase (product_source=COG0454; cath_funfam=3.40.630.30; cog=COG0454; pfam=PF00583; superfamily=55729), whose amino-acid sequence MRSVEIKAIDNNDFDIWLPLWKGYQRFYEVDIPEAVTLDTWVRFLDPVEPMYAALAMVGEQAFGLMHWLYHRSTWTTGDYCYLQDLFVAGDARGGGVGRALIEHVYADATRRGVPRVYWTTHESNHNAMWLYDRIADRSPFIQYRKLFA is encoded by the coding sequence ATGCGATCGGTCGAGATCAAAGCCATTGATAACAACGACTTTGATATTTGGCTTCCGCTGTGGAAAGGCTATCAGCGATTTTACGAAGTGGATATCCCAGAGGCCGTGACGCTCGATACCTGGGTGCGCTTCTTGGACCCGGTCGAGCCGATGTATGCAGCGCTCGCCATGGTCGGCGAACAAGCATTCGGGCTGATGCATTGGCTCTACCATCGATCCACCTGGACGACCGGCGACTACTGTTATCTTCAGGACCTGTTTGTTGCGGGTGACGCGCGCGGCGGTGGCGTCGGCCGCGCGCTGATCGAGCATGTCTATGCGGATGCGACACGTCGTGGGGTCCCCCGTGTGTACTGGACGACGCACGAATCCAACCATAACGCCATGTGGCTTTACGACCGTATCGCTGATCGCTCGCCTTTCATCCAATACCGAAAACTATTTGCCTGA
- a CDS encoding AraC family transcriptional activator of mtrCDE (product_source=KO:K18991; cath_funfam=1.10.10.60; cog=COG2207; ko=KO:K18991; pfam=PF12833,PF12852; smart=SM00342; superfamily=46689,51182) yields MSQVDWLSHLLQIITVTGQLEVRCAYGAPWRVAWPQSAAHEIPYHVVLKGRAIIEDPETATTKELVGGDIVLLPHGSAHVLHDGSGVVPGPTYNRERAAGWMLSANDGQGEHLDMLCGRFFIAPPHDRLIRSYLPTNLVVRAMNGKDDADIGSASNDLASLVGLMRKESASDKQGGNAILNALSSALFTLVLRAASESEQAPEGLLAVAGHPRLAPAISAMVTDPTRPWSLPDLADLCGMSRATFMRHFQGKLGCSAADLLTDIRMSLAANELRKPTMSTEAVAEAVGYQSVAAFRRAFADKIGMTAGEWRRLAREGT; encoded by the coding sequence ATGTCCCAAGTCGACTGGCTGAGCCATCTCCTGCAAATTATCACCGTCACCGGCCAACTGGAGGTCCGCTGTGCCTACGGTGCCCCTTGGCGCGTGGCCTGGCCCCAGTCCGCGGCGCACGAGATTCCCTACCACGTCGTGCTCAAAGGCAGGGCCATTATCGAGGATCCGGAGACAGCGACGACCAAGGAGCTGGTGGGCGGAGATATCGTGCTCTTGCCTCACGGCTCGGCGCACGTGCTGCATGATGGCAGCGGGGTTGTGCCGGGGCCGACCTATAATCGCGAGCGCGCCGCCGGATGGATGCTCAGCGCGAACGATGGCCAGGGCGAGCACCTGGACATGTTGTGCGGGCGATTTTTCATCGCGCCGCCCCATGATCGGCTGATCCGCAGCTATCTGCCCACGAATCTGGTGGTACGAGCCATGAACGGCAAAGATGATGCGGACATCGGATCCGCTTCGAACGACCTGGCTAGTCTCGTGGGGCTGATGCGGAAGGAGTCTGCCAGCGACAAGCAGGGGGGCAACGCTATCCTCAATGCGCTTTCCTCGGCGCTGTTCACTCTGGTGCTGCGGGCGGCGAGCGAATCCGAGCAAGCACCCGAAGGCTTGTTGGCGGTGGCAGGTCATCCACGACTAGCTCCCGCCATTTCCGCCATGGTCACCGATCCGACGCGGCCTTGGAGTCTGCCTGATCTGGCCGACCTGTGCGGCATGTCACGCGCCACCTTCATGCGGCACTTTCAGGGCAAGCTGGGATGCTCGGCCGCCGACCTGTTGACCGATATCCGGATGAGCTTGGCCGCCAACGAGTTAAGGAAGCCGACGATGAGCACCGAGGCCGTGGCGGAGGCAGTCGGGTATCAATCGGTAGCCGCATTCCGGCGTGCGTTTGCCGACAAAATAGGGATGACGGCCGGGGAATGGCGCCGTTTGGCGCGCGAGGGCACGTAA
- a CDS encoding nitroreductase (product_source=COG0778; cath_funfam=3.40.109.10; cog=COG0778; pfam=PF00881; superfamily=55469) yields MTTAIIETARTRNATERLVMTNAVIETMLSRSATKYYDADATLTDEQIAALVEIGTSAPNSFNLQNWRFVAVRSPEAKERLRPIAWNQAMSTEAAVTFIIIGQLADASEVPERMGPMVEAGYMPADHLPEAEKGARGIYDDKPQQQRDEAIRSATFGAAAIIYAARSMGWGSTPMIGFDPAAARTEYGLKNNEIPVMLLAVGPMREGNWPSKPRRPVLDVLSFR; encoded by the coding sequence ATGACCACCGCCATCATCGAAACCGCTCGGACCCGCAATGCTACCGAACGTCTCGTCATGACCAATGCAGTCATCGAAACCATGCTGAGTCGCAGCGCTACGAAATATTATGACGCCGACGCGACTCTGACCGACGAACAGATTGCCGCTCTTGTCGAGATCGGCACGTCGGCGCCGAATTCGTTCAACCTGCAGAATTGGCGCTTCGTCGCCGTGCGTTCGCCCGAGGCGAAGGAGCGGCTGCGGCCGATCGCCTGGAACCAGGCGATGAGTACTGAAGCGGCCGTGACATTCATCATCATCGGTCAGCTCGCTGATGCGAGCGAGGTACCCGAGCGCATGGGCCCGATGGTGGAAGCTGGCTACATGCCGGCGGACCATCTTCCCGAAGCGGAAAAGGGTGCCCGCGGCATTTACGACGACAAACCGCAGCAGCAGCGGGACGAGGCGATCCGCAGCGCTACTTTCGGCGCGGCCGCGATCATTTACGCTGCCCGGTCGATGGGCTGGGGTTCGACGCCGATGATCGGTTTTGACCCCGCCGCGGCGAGAACGGAATACGGTCTCAAGAACAATGAGATCCCCGTGATGCTTCTCGCGGTCGGACCGATGCGTGAGGGGAACTGGCCGTCGAAGCCGCGCCGGCCCGTGCTCGACGTCCTGAGCTTCCGTTGA
- a CDS encoding nitroreductase (product_source=COG0778; cath_funfam=3.40.109.10; cog=COG0778; pfam=PF00881; superfamily=55469) produces the protein MTNPVIECILGRSSAKYYDTAATVSDDQIRELVRIGTAAPTSFHLQNWRFIAVRTPEAKAKLRPIAWNQPAITEAAVTFIIIGQLADSSTIPERLAPVVEAGIMPAKMVPEWESPARGLYFDQPQRQRDEAVRSATFGTAAMIYAARSWGWGSTPMIGFDAEAVHREFGLAEDEVPVMLLSVGPERPGNWPQKPRLPVADVLHFA, from the coding sequence ATGACCAACCCTGTTATTGAATGTATCCTGGGCCGCAGCTCCGCCAAGTACTACGACACTGCCGCTACTGTAAGCGATGATCAAATCCGCGAGCTGGTGCGCATCGGGACAGCCGCGCCGACATCCTTCCACTTGCAGAACTGGCGCTTCATCGCCGTACGCACCCCTGAAGCCAAGGCCAAGCTGCGTCCGATCGCATGGAATCAGCCTGCGATTACCGAAGCCGCCGTTACCTTCATCATCATCGGCCAGTTGGCCGATTCCAGCACAATACCGGAACGCTTAGCGCCTGTGGTTGAAGCGGGTATCATGCCGGCAAAGATGGTGCCGGAATGGGAAAGCCCGGCTCGCGGTCTGTATTTCGATCAGCCGCAGCGCCAGCGCGACGAGGCTGTACGTTCCGCCACCTTTGGCACCGCGGCGATGATCTACGCGGCCCGCTCATGGGGCTGGGGTTCGACGCCGATGATCGGCTTCGACGCCGAGGCGGTGCACCGCGAGTTCGGCCTGGCCGAGGACGAAGTGCCGGTCATGCTGTTGTCGGTCGGGCCGGAGCGTCCGGGAAACTGGCCGCAGAAGCCGCGCTTGCCCGTGGCCGACGTCCTGCACTTCGCATAA
- a CDS encoding putative peroxidase-related enzyme (product_source=TIGR01926; cath_funfam=1.20.5.810; cog=COG2128; pfam=PF02627; superfamily=69118; tigrfam=TIGR01926), with the protein MPRCAALKPEHVPADSKLTLDTFTKNIGFTPNMMATFAQSPIAFNSWATLLGSLSKALDVKTRDSIGLAVSEVNGCNYCLTVHSFTAEHMAKLPADEIILARKGHASDPKRDAAVQFARKVIETRGHVSDADVKAVRDAGYTDANVMEIVALVAMYSLTNFFNNVFDPEKDFPAVTPAGSI; encoded by the coding sequence ATGCCAAGATGTGCTGCTCTGAAGCCGGAACACGTGCCGGCCGATTCGAAACTGACCCTCGATACGTTCACCAAGAACATCGGGTTCACCCCAAATATGATGGCGACCTTCGCGCAGAGCCCGATCGCGTTCAACTCATGGGCTACCCTGCTCGGCTCGTTGAGTAAGGCGCTCGACGTGAAGACGCGTGATAGCATCGGCCTCGCGGTCTCCGAAGTGAACGGCTGCAACTACTGCCTGACGGTTCACAGCTTTACGGCGGAGCATATGGCCAAGCTGCCGGCCGATGAGATCATCCTCGCTCGCAAGGGCCATGCCAGCGACCCGAAGCGCGACGCGGCTGTTCAGTTCGCGCGCAAGGTCATCGAGACCCGCGGCCACGTCAGTGACGCCGATGTGAAAGCCGTCCGCGATGCGGGCTACACGGATGCGAATGTCATGGAGATCGTTGCCCTGGTGGCGATGTACTCGTTGACGAATTTCTTCAACAACGTCTTCGATCCGGAGAAGGACTTTCCCGCCGTTACGCCGGCTGGATCGATCTGA
- a CDS encoding quercetin dioxygenase-like cupin family protein (product_source=COG1917; cath_funfam=2.60.120.10; cleavage_site_network=SignalP-noTM; cog=COG1917; pfam=PF07883; superfamily=51182; transmembrane_helix_parts=Inside_1_6,TMhelix_7_29,Outside_30_148), whose product MKLSRTVGSAIASSLVAGTVVALAFSMASPASAHDGEAQTVTKNFEAVIPNIPGKSLLALEVDYAPGAASPSHTHAKSAFIYAYVISGAIESKVNDGETRIYRAGETWSEQPGAIHSISRNASKTEPAKLLAVFVLDTNDNPLTTPIK is encoded by the coding sequence ATGAAATTATCGAGGACTGTCGGCTCGGCTATCGCCAGCTCGCTCGTCGCCGGCACCGTAGTAGCGCTCGCCTTCTCGATGGCCAGCCCCGCCTCCGCCCATGATGGCGAAGCGCAAACCGTCACGAAGAACTTCGAGGCGGTCATTCCGAATATCCCTGGCAAGTCGCTACTCGCCCTGGAGGTCGATTACGCGCCGGGTGCAGCCTCGCCGTCCCACACCCACGCGAAGTCGGCTTTCATATACGCCTATGTGATCTCGGGCGCGATCGAGTCGAAGGTGAATGACGGCGAGACGCGCATCTATCGGGCGGGCGAAACTTGGTCCGAACAGCCGGGCGCGATCCATTCGATCAGCCGCAACGCAAGCAAGACAGAGCCGGCAAAGCTGCTCGCTGTCTTCGTCCTCGACACTAATGACAACCCTCTGACCACGCCCATCAAATAA
- a CDS encoding uncharacterized protein YbjT (DUF2867 family) (product_source=COG0702; cath_funfam=3.40.50.720; cog=COG0702; pfam=PF05368; superfamily=51735), with the protein MKIVVIGGTGLIGSKAVAILRRGGHEVVAASRKGGVNTVTGEGLEEAMAGAQAVIDLSDASSSDAKAVLAFFETSGRNLLAAEVAAGVRHHVVLSIVGTDRVPGQGYYRAKVAQEKLIEASGIPYTIIRSTQFFEFLGSIADANTDGMVVRLPSGLLQPVAADDVAAIVTEVALADPRNGIIEIAGPERAPFDEIVARYLKAIGDAREVVKDSEARYFGGRLEAKSLVPWGEARLGFIYFEEWLRSRKGA; encoded by the coding sequence ATGAAAATAGTCGTGATCGGCGGCACTGGCCTGATTGGCTCGAAGGCCGTTGCCATTCTGCGCCGAGGCGGCCATGAGGTCGTCGCCGCATCGCGCAAAGGTGGCGTCAACACCGTCACCGGAGAAGGGCTCGAAGAAGCTATGGCCGGCGCACAGGCGGTGATCGATCTTTCCGATGCGAGTTCATCAGACGCCAAGGCAGTGTTAGCATTCTTTGAGACCTCCGGCCGCAACCTTCTCGCGGCAGAGGTCGCGGCGGGCGTTCGGCACCATGTCGTGCTATCTATCGTCGGGACCGACCGGGTACCTGGCCAAGGCTATTACCGCGCGAAAGTCGCCCAAGAGAAACTGATCGAGGCTTCCGGTATCCCCTACACGATCATCCGCTCGACCCAGTTCTTCGAATTCCTCGGCAGCATCGCCGATGCGAATACGGATGGAATGGTTGTCCGGCTCCCGTCAGGCTTGCTTCAGCCTGTCGCGGCTGACGACGTTGCTGCCATCGTCACCGAAGTGGCCCTCGCGGATCCGCGAAATGGGATCATCGAGATCGCGGGTCCGGAACGAGCCCCGTTCGACGAAATTGTCGCTCGCTATTTGAAGGCGATTGGCGACGCGCGGGAGGTCGTGAAAGATTCCGAAGCCCGATATTTCGGCGGGCGACTCGAAGCGAAGTCGCTCGTACCATGGGGCGAGGCGCGTCTTGGCTTCATCTACTTTGAGGAGTGGTTACGCTCGCGGAAAGGAGCATGA
- a CDS encoding hypothetical protein (product_source=Hypo-rule applied; transmembrane_helix_parts=Inside_1_20,TMhelix_21_43,Outside_44_45) — protein MIRSSRATSTARDATIEKATAAYGGDDGSNLVFVLIYFLPALLAC, from the coding sequence ATGATTAGGTCGTCGCGAGCCACGTCGACAGCGCGCGATGCCACCATCGAGAAGGCGACGGCCGCATATGGCGGCGATGATGGTTCGAATCTGGTCTTCGTCCTTATTTATTTCCTCCCGGCTTTGCTGGCCTGCTGA
- a CDS encoding EmrB/QacA subfamily drug resistance transporter (product_source=TIGR00711; cath_funfam=1.20.1250.20; cog=COG0477; pfam=PF07690; superfamily=103473; tigrfam=TIGR00711; transmembrane_helix_parts=Inside_1_32,TMhelix_33_55,Outside_56_64,TMhelix_65_87,Inside_88_93,TMhelix_94_116,Outside_117_119,TMhelix_120_142,Inside_143_153,TMhelix_154_176,Outside_177_180,TMhelix_181_203,Inside_204_215,TMhelix_216_237,Outside_238_240,TMhelix_241_263,Inside_264_286,TMhelix_287_309,Outside_310_318,TMhelix_319_341,Inside_342_347,TMhelix_348_367,Outside_368_376,TMhelix_377_399,Inside_400_411,TMhelix_412_434,Outside_435_443,TMhelix_444_466,Inside_467_478): MGSASLILTDSGLALSEPKTVGAQGSARVLAASSLGSCLVFVSSAIVTVALAAIGQDMRLSPLELQWVMNAELLPLAALTLLAGALGDRFGQKRIFLTGIAFYGLGAAAIGFAPSFAPLIVGRLLQGLGEALILPNGLSVLGQAFPADKKARAVGIWSAAAAVASGVAPAIAGAILDHGSWRTTFLMLLPVVAGALAIGGVWIPKDLPTSHIRVDVGGAVLSTVGLGGLGAGLTSLTNGSGLNLWVLVTLIIGLSGLTGLIVTERRLGDSAMLPPSLFASRSVVGANLFTALLYGPFTVMLTLIPFVMIRGANLPTLAAGLAFIPLQVLITVVSPLAGILCRRFGRRSPLFAGGAVVALGCAMALRIGPNATYWADIFPSILLLALGMSVAIAPLTTLVLTSVEADRAGTASGVNSAVSRAASLFSIALLGGVLQQGGPQLFSGFYMAMAIAAGACVLATLAVFIIEPGPHVDFIPRD; encoded by the coding sequence GTGGGCAGCGCCTCCCTGATCCTGACCGACAGCGGCCTGGCGCTCTCCGAGCCTAAGACCGTCGGCGCGCAGGGCAGCGCCAGGGTGCTCGCCGCGTCGAGCCTGGGCAGCTGCCTCGTCTTCGTCAGCAGCGCCATCGTCACGGTCGCGCTGGCGGCGATTGGCCAAGACATGCGCCTGTCACCGCTCGAGCTGCAGTGGGTGATGAACGCCGAGCTCCTTCCGCTCGCGGCCCTGACCTTGCTCGCCGGCGCTCTTGGTGACCGGTTCGGACAGAAACGGATCTTCCTCACGGGGATCGCTTTCTATGGTTTGGGCGCGGCCGCGATTGGTTTCGCGCCGAGTTTCGCGCCGCTTATCGTCGGCCGGTTGCTGCAAGGCTTGGGCGAAGCCTTGATCCTGCCTAACGGCCTGTCCGTGCTCGGGCAGGCCTTTCCCGCCGACAAGAAAGCCCGTGCGGTCGGTATCTGGTCTGCCGCCGCGGCTGTCGCCAGCGGCGTCGCGCCCGCTATCGCCGGCGCGATCCTCGATCACGGGTCCTGGCGGACGACCTTTCTGATGCTCCTGCCCGTCGTTGCCGGCGCGCTGGCCATCGGCGGCGTGTGGATACCCAAGGACTTACCGACCAGCCACATCCGGGTCGACGTCGGTGGCGCGGTCCTTTCGACAGTCGGGCTCGGCGGGCTGGGCGCAGGGCTGACCAGCCTGACCAACGGTTCCGGTCTCAACCTTTGGGTGCTCGTCACCCTGATCATCGGTCTGAGCGGCTTAACCGGCCTCATCGTGACCGAACGGCGATTAGGCGACAGCGCCATGCTGCCCCCGTCCCTCTTCGCCTCGCGATCGGTCGTCGGTGCGAACCTGTTCACCGCGCTCCTCTACGGGCCATTCACGGTTATGCTAACCTTGATCCCGTTCGTGATGATCCGGGGCGCGAACCTGCCAACGCTGGCGGCGGGCCTGGCCTTCATTCCCTTGCAAGTGCTGATTACGGTCGTCTCGCCGCTCGCCGGAATACTCTGCCGCCGGTTCGGCCGGCGCTCGCCATTGTTCGCTGGCGGTGCCGTCGTCGCGTTGGGATGCGCGATGGCGCTCCGCATCGGTCCGAACGCGACCTATTGGGCGGACATCTTCCCCTCCATCCTATTGCTGGCGCTGGGCATGAGCGTCGCGATCGCGCCGTTGACGACACTTGTCCTCACCTCCGTCGAGGCAGATCGCGCCGGGACCGCGTCTGGCGTCAACAGCGCGGTCTCGCGCGCCGCGTCGCTCTTCTCCATCGCTCTACTCGGCGGCGTCCTGCAGCAGGGTGGTCCTCAGTTGTTCTCAGGATTCTACATGGCGATGGCTATCGCCGCGGGCGCTTGCGTTCTCGCCACGCTCGCAGTGTTCATCATCGAGCCAGGGCCGCATGTCGACTTCATCCCGCGAGACTGA
- a CDS encoding ketosteroid isomerase-like protein (product_source=COG4319; cog=COG4319; superfamily=54427) produces the protein MFIANDGRTITDRAEFTAILEHDIKLGLPLKANVRHVFVGDDTAQIVLDWSIDGTGPDGKIVHMRGTASDIMRRGADGFWRYIIDNNQGTAVRHPA, from the coding sequence GTGTTCATCGCGAACGACGGGCGAACTATCACTGATCGCGCCGAGTTCACGGCCATACTCGAGCACGATATCAAGCTCGGCCTGCCGCTGAAGGCAAATGTGCGCCATGTGTTCGTCGGCGACGACACCGCCCAGATTGTGCTGGACTGGTCAATTGACGGAACAGGTCCTGACGGCAAGATAGTGCACATGCGCGGCACAGCGAGCGACATCATGCGGCGCGGCGCAGATGGGTTCTGGCGTTACATTATCGACAATAATCAAGGCACGGCGGTGCGACATCCCGCCTGA
- a CDS encoding EmrB/QacA subfamily drug resistance transporter (product_source=TIGR00711; cath_funfam=1.20.1250.20; cog=COG0477; pfam=PF07690; superfamily=103473; tigrfam=TIGR00711; transmembrane_helix_parts=Inside_1_48,TMhelix_49_71,Outside_72_83,TMhelix_84_106,Inside_107_117,TMhelix_118_140,Outside_141_143,TMhelix_144_166,Inside_167_172,TMhelix_173_195,Outside_196_199,TMhelix_200_222,Inside_223_234,TMhelix_235_257,Outside_258_271,TMhelix_272_291,Inside_292_310,TMhelix_311_333,Outside_334_345,TMhelix_346_368,Inside_369_374,TMhelix_375_394,Outside_395_398,TMhelix_399_421,Inside_422_449,TMhelix_450_472,Outside_473_501), with the protein MTTPTNRRRRACRQEAQPFVERCYLSIIDAEPCPRELGREASPRCRRMVLAACVLASSMAFIDATALPVALPRLRTDLGADLTSVQWVLNGYMLALASLTLIGGALADVYGKARMLALGCVLFGLASAACALAPSPAWLIAARVAQGTAAAIVTPASLALIGATYPRVERNRAIGVWAAASALATAGGPVLGGWLTQTFGWPFVFWINPPLALVAVGILLLFAPKDGRIQRRFDVIGAAILASAIGTLTWVLSQIGPSEAHAAPGTPARSGTVLTIVGGLGVVGLAVYAFWERRTEHPMTPPRLVENRAFLGLNVATLMIYAGVSIMFFLLPFDLIDRRALSSTDAGLAFLPFTLGVGLLSGVFGGLADKIGARAMLIVGPAGAALAYVWMALGQEESLMLGVIGPMTLLGLSFAALVAPLTASVMSSVDQADEGLASGINNAASRIAQLAGVALAAGVASFVSGYEVGLAVAAATSIGGAFTAAITPTPDAAKAGGSGGA; encoded by the coding sequence ATGACCACTCCTACAAACCGGAGACGGCGAGCTTGTCGCCAGGAGGCGCAGCCATTTGTAGAGCGGTGCTACCTCAGCATTATCGATGCGGAGCCTTGCCCGCGAGAGCTCGGGCGGGAGGCGTCGCCTCGATGCCGGCGTATGGTGCTCGCGGCCTGTGTGCTCGCATCGTCAATGGCGTTCATCGACGCGACAGCGCTGCCCGTTGCCTTACCGAGATTGCGCACTGATCTCGGAGCGGACCTCACCTCCGTTCAATGGGTTCTCAACGGGTATATGCTGGCGCTCGCCTCGCTCACATTGATCGGCGGAGCGCTCGCAGATGTTTACGGCAAGGCGCGCATGCTCGCGCTCGGTTGCGTCCTGTTCGGTTTGGCGTCCGCAGCTTGCGCACTGGCGCCTTCGCCCGCCTGGCTGATTGCCGCCCGCGTCGCGCAGGGAACAGCCGCAGCGATCGTCACCCCCGCCAGCCTTGCTCTGATCGGGGCTACCTATCCGCGCGTGGAACGGAACCGGGCGATCGGCGTATGGGCAGCGGCATCGGCTCTCGCCACCGCCGGAGGTCCGGTCCTGGGCGGCTGGCTGACCCAGACCTTTGGCTGGCCATTCGTATTCTGGATCAACCCACCCCTCGCGCTCGTCGCGGTGGGAATTCTGCTGCTCTTCGCGCCCAAAGATGGACGCATCCAGCGCAGGTTCGACGTGATTGGTGCCGCGATCCTCGCTTCGGCGATAGGGACGCTCACCTGGGTGCTCAGCCAAATCGGCCCCAGCGAAGCTCACGCCGCCCCGGGCACTCCGGCTCGGTCGGGCACGGTGCTTACGATCGTTGGGGGGCTTGGCGTTGTCGGGCTCGCCGTCTACGCGTTTTGGGAGCGCAGAACCGAACACCCGATGACGCCACCGCGTCTAGTGGAGAACCGCGCCTTCCTCGGGCTGAACGTCGCGACCCTCATGATCTATGCGGGGGTTTCGATCATGTTTTTCCTTCTACCCTTTGACCTCATCGATCGCCGAGCCCTGTCGTCGACTGACGCCGGGCTGGCGTTCCTGCCCTTCACGCTCGGCGTCGGACTCTTGTCGGGCGTCTTCGGCGGACTGGCGGACAAGATTGGCGCGCGAGCCATGCTCATCGTGGGCCCTGCGGGTGCGGCGCTTGCTTATGTCTGGATGGCGCTTGGCCAAGAAGAATCTTTGATGCTCGGCGTGATCGGACCCATGACCCTGCTGGGCCTGTCTTTCGCTGCGCTCGTGGCCCCGCTCACCGCGTCGGTCATGTCGAGCGTGGATCAGGCCGACGAGGGGCTCGCTTCCGGCATCAACAACGCGGCGAGCCGGATCGCGCAGCTTGCAGGCGTGGCACTGGCCGCCGGCGTCGCGTCTTTCGTGTCCGGCTACGAAGTCGGTCTCGCCGTAGCCGCCGCGACCTCGATCGGCGGCGCCTTTACAGCTGCAATAACCCCGACGCCGGACGCAGCAAAAGCGGGCGGTTCGGGAGGGGCTTAG
- a CDS encoding pimeloyl-ACP methyl ester carboxylesterase (product_source=COG0596; cath_funfam=3.40.50.1820; cog=COG0596; pfam=PF12697; superfamily=53474), with amino-acid sequence MTDYVLIHGAYHGSWCWTRVRRLLASEGHRVFTPTLTGLGERSHLLSREVSLDTHIADVANLLVWEELRDIVLVGHSYGGFVVRHVADRMPDRIRSLIYLDAFVPDNGKAVLDYVPDKGKKVRELAAAKGDGWKFPPPPASFFAVNAADVDWVDRQCTMQPLATFEAPAQISGVCDAIPNIGYIRARSYDSPHFDGFYALAGERRWWREEFECGHDVMLDMPNELTALLLQRGVKRGPHSGPILAAEDKANIRHEGRGLSVLAPRALFFQEDDVAARLS; translated from the coding sequence ATGACAGATTACGTTCTGATCCACGGCGCGTACCATGGCAGTTGGTGCTGGACTCGCGTGCGCCGCCTGTTGGCGTCCGAAGGACATCGAGTGTTCACGCCGACACTCACCGGCCTTGGAGAACGGTCGCATCTCTTGAGCCGTGAAGTCAGTCTCGACACTCACATCGCGGATGTCGCCAACCTCTTGGTTTGGGAAGAGTTGCGCGACATCGTTCTGGTCGGGCATTCTTATGGTGGGTTTGTGGTGCGCCACGTCGCCGACCGGATGCCGGACCGAATTCGTTCGCTGATCTATCTCGATGCCTTTGTGCCTGACAACGGAAAAGCTGTTTTAGACTACGTACCCGACAAGGGTAAGAAAGTCCGAGAACTGGCCGCGGCAAAGGGCGATGGCTGGAAGTTCCCGCCGCCTCCAGCATCGTTTTTCGCGGTAAACGCGGCAGACGTCGATTGGGTGGACCGACAGTGCACGATGCAACCATTGGCCACTTTTGAAGCGCCGGCGCAGATCAGCGGCGTCTGTGATGCCATTCCAAACATCGGGTACATCCGGGCGCGGAGCTATGACAGCCCTCATTTCGATGGCTTTTACGCCCTCGCGGGAGAGCGCCGCTGGTGGCGGGAGGAGTTTGAATGCGGGCACGATGTAATGCTCGACATGCCAAATGAGCTAACGGCGCTGTTGCTGCAACGGGGGGTGAAGAGAGGCCCGCATTCGGGTCCAATCCTAGCAGCTGAAGATAAGGCAAACATTCGCCACGAGGGCAGGGGGCTTAGCGTGCTTGCGCCGCGAGCCCTTTTCTTTCAAGAAGACGATGTAGCGGCGCGATTATCGTGA